A window of Babesia microti strain RI chromosome III, complete genome contains these coding sequences:
- a CDS encoding Ankyrin repeats (3 copies) (overlaps_old_locusTagID:BBM_III03765) produces MSLYSEEYSNHPLVVSLSIGGVEGITEVLRRDFYCYHKDYPNAQKFPDFLIDRNTRITPLYQLTQRKNEQEALEIARLLIEEFLLCNPGHLDLIGQSCLFYAARDGYAKLCQYLCKSGADVKQADNLGQTCLFYAAREGHVEVLKVLIDLGADINAQDNNKQTCLFYACRDGRFEAVKFLLDKNINYAHKDTQRRSALTFARSKNHSAIVNLLKQHMAETTNINMSSGSIDHSKTNKTTISQSGIPVSWSSSDVAVKYDESTVDSEGKKRYRLQYKPFDNDPNLWLDAPLVKIIEFERRFPHLANWPKTANLPTAIRNPFIKQWYSAATLIIQNLSKYDGGHIFERLVDAKKQNCPDYYDVIKSPMSFSCIKAKLKKSQYESPQQFLNDVQLVFDNCHTYNKTGTWVALTGKAIEKYFNNQLLVSGFNDYVVKHEQIKQHLENVNTSNLEYDTQIVQACHPN; encoded by the coding sequence ATGTCGCTTTACAGCGAGGAGTATAGCAACCATCCTCTAGTCGTGTCACTTTCAATCGGGGGAGTAGAAGGGATTACGGAAGTTTTGAGAAGGGATTTTTATTGTTACCACAAAGATTATCCGAATGCTCAAAAGTTTCCAGACTTTCTAATAGATCGCAATACTCGGATCACTCCATTATATCAGTTAACGCAGAGGAAGAATGAACAAGAAGCCTTAGAAATTGCTAGGTTACTGATTGAAGAATTTTTGCTCTGCAATCCTGGCCATTTGGACTTGATAGGCCAATCCTGCCTATTCTATGCAGCACGTGATGGCTATGCAAAATTATGTCAATATTTGTGCAAAAGTGGAGCTGATGTCAAGCAGGCAGATAATTTGGGTCAAACATGTCTATTTTACGCAGCAAGGGAAGGTCATGTTGAGGTACTCAAAGTGCTAATTGACTTGGGCGCAGATATCAACGCCCaagataataataaacaaaCATGTCTATTCTATGCATGCAGAGATGGTAGATTTGAAGCAGTTAAGTTTTTACTGGATAAAAACATAAACTATGCCCACAAGGACACTCAACGTCGCAGTGCTTTGACATTTGCCAGATCTAAAAACCATTCCGCTATTGTAAATCTGCTGAAGCAACATATGGCAGAGACaactaatataaatatgagTTCTGGATCTATTGATCATTCGAAGACTAATAAGACTACAATCTCACAATCGGGAATCCCCGTATCTTGGTCTTCCAGTGATGTTGCCGTTAAATATGACGAGAGTACAGTAGATTCTGAGGGGAAGAAGAGATATCGCTTACAGTATAAACCATTTGATAACGATCCTAATTTATGGCTCGATGCGCCGCtggttaaaattattgaatttgaacGCAGATTTCCACACTTGGCTAATTGGCCCAAAACGGCTAACTTACCCACAGCTATTAGAAATCcatttatcaaacaatGGTACTCAGCCGCGACACttattattcaaaatttgagtaAATACGATGGAGGACATATATTTGAAAGGCTTGTTGATGCTAAGAAACAGAATTGCCCAGACTATTACGACGTGATAAAATCACCTATGTCTTTCAGCTGCATCAAAGCCAAACTGAAGAAGTCACAGTATGAATCGCCGCAACAATTTCTAAATGACGTACAGCTTGTCTTTGACAATTGCCACACTTATAATAAAACGGGTACCTGGGTTGCATTAACGGGGAAGGCAATTGAAAAGTACTTCAATAACCAATTGCTGGTGTCTGGATTCAACGATTACGTAGTCAAGCACGAGCAGATTAAGCAACATTTGGAGAATGTAAACACCAGCAATTTGGAATATGACACGCAAATTGTTCAAGCTTGTCATCCTAATTGA
- a CDS encoding phosphomannomutase (overlaps_old_locusTagID:BBM_III03770), translating to MTKTIYLFDVDGTLTHGFSPIGSELIDCLKQLKFKGYNLGFVSGSNFTRITNQIGHLFELFNYMFPENGVISYKDGQLFHKKHISEQLPESILTSIIDYSLKYISELKLPVKRGNFIDYRTAIINICPCGRTVDFDQRQLFKAYDLEHGIRKDLQQKLIEKFGKHGLEFSIGGEISIDCYPTGWDKRYCLKFLQEFDQIHFFGDSTFQGGNDYTIYNDQRVIGHSVTCVNDTVKILKELLTQLDDSSQLQ from the exons atgaCTAAAACGATATATCTTTTTGACGTGGACGGGACACTGACCCATGGGTTTTCA CCCATTGGATCTGAACTAATTGATTGtctaaaacaattaaaatttaaagGCTATAATTTGGGATTTGTCTCTGgttcaaattttacacgTATAACTAATCAAATAGGTCATC TTTTTGAGCTATTTAATTACATGTTTCCAGAAAATGGCGTGATTTCTTACAAAGATGGTCAACTTTTTCACAAAAAA catATTTCGGAACAATTGCCAGAGAGTATCTTGACTTCCATAATTGATTACTCATTGAAGTACATATCTGAACTAAAATTGCCTGTTAAAAG AGGGAATTTCATTGATTATCGTACggcaataataaatatatgccCCTGTGGCAGAACGGTGGACTTCGACCAGCGGCAATTATTCAAAGCATATGATCTGGAACATGGAATTAGGAAGGATCTACAACAGAAGTTGATTGAAAA ATTTGGTAAACATGGTCTCGAATTTTCCATAGGGGGTGAAATATCAATTGACTGCTATCCAACC GGCTGGGATAAGagatattgtttaaaattcCTACAGGAGTTTGATCAAATCCACTTCTTCGGTGATAGCACTTTTCAA GGTGGCAACGATtacacaatatacaatgacCAACGTGTTATCGGACACTCAGTTACTTGCGTCAATGATACTGTAAAAATTCTTAAAGAATTGTTGACGCAGCTAGATGATTCATCACAACTCCAATAA